The following coding sequences lie in one Lolium perenne isolate Kyuss_39 chromosome 2, Kyuss_2.0, whole genome shotgun sequence genomic window:
- the LOC127335404 gene encoding ubiquitin-like-conjugating enzyme ATG10 isoform X1 — protein sequence MAGSSVWDGTLSLDEFSASAKALVSKWGQIEVDDSLPDWAWRPCCRMGVPSETEGFLALEGVYKIEENNSLDNDGGIVEHDTWVQSSCDNVHVYDFHIAYSFSYKVPVLYFQGHEAGGQLLTIDEIKKDLSSQSLKTLSESKWTFITREEHPHLSLPWFTLHPCGTSDWMKLLLDSLGDKDRSLQYLSAWLSVVGQAVGLKIPLKLYCSS from the exons ATGGCGGGCTCCTCCGTGTGGGACGGGACTCTGTCTCTCGACGAGTTCAGCGCCTCGGCGAAGGCTCTGGTCAGCAAGTGGGGGCAGATCGAAGTCGACGACTCGCTTCCCGACTGGGCGTGGAGACCTTGCTGCAgaatgggggtgccatctgag ACAGAAGGGTTCCTAGCTCTGGAAGGAGTGTACAAG ATTGAGGAGAACAACAGCCTTGATAATGATGGGGGGATTGTAGAGCATGATACTTGG GTCCAGAGCTCTTGTGATAATGTTCATGTTTATGATTTCCATATCGCCTACAGCTTTTCTTATAAGGTTCCGGTGCTATATTTTCAAGGTCATGAGGCTG GTGGGCAGCTACTAACTATAGATGAGATAAAAAAGGACCTTTCTTCTCAGTCACTTAAAACATTAAGTGAATCAAAGTGGACGTTTATTACACGAGAG GAGCATCCCCACCTAAGTTTGCCATGGTTCACCTTGCATCCCTGTGGAACCAGTGACTGGATGAAGTTACTTCTTGATAGTTTGGGAGATAAGGACCGATCTCTGCAGTACTTGTCAGCATGGTTATCTGTGGTTGGACAGGCAGTAGGATTGAAAATCCCGCTCAAGCTGTACTGCAGTTCATAG